The Rhizobium sp. BT03 genome segment CTTTTTTGCGCCTGGCCATAACGGAGCAAGCGATCGCCATATTGACGGTTGTCGAATTCCGGCGCGGTTATCGCCCTGCCCCGAGGTCAGCACGCCTTCCGCAGCAGATCGACGCTGTCAACCACGACGACCCTGCCTCTGACTTCGACCCCTGCAGGACCGAGGGCAGCGAAAGCCCGCGAAAGGGCTTCGGGCGCAACCCCGAGTTTGCCGGCCAGAATTCTTTTCCGGTAAGGCAGGCGAAAGGTGGCCTGCGATGCTGAGGCCGGGCAGCGGCTGACGAGGTAATTCGCAACACGCTGTGCAGCCGTGTGCAGCCGGTCTCCCGCTATGCAATCCATGGCACCGAGCAGATGCCGGGCCATGATGCGCATGACGTTGCGACGCATGACGGGGTCCCGGTCGGCAAGCGCCCGCAACTCCACAAGGTCGAACAACGCGACCTCTGCGCCGTCGGCGGACCATGCGCTGTAGGTGTAGGAGCCGCCTGCCGACAGGAGATATTCACCGAACGTCTCACCCGGTTCGCAGATGCAGATATCTGCCTGGCGCCCCGCGGATTCCGACTTCGAAAGTCGCACGAAGCCGCGCATCACGCAATAGACGAACGACGCCTGCTGGCCCTCGGCGATGATCCGCTCGTCCGGTGCGAAGATCTGGAACTGAGCCGTGTCGGCCAGTTCTTCTATCCTTGCTTTGTCCAGGCCGTGAAACAGGTCAGA includes the following:
- a CDS encoding Crp/Fnr family transcriptional regulator; translation: MLSRHPILLRSDLFHGLDKARIEELADTAQFQIFAPDERIIAEGQQASFVYCVMRGFVRLSKSESAGRQADICICEPGETFGEYLLSAGGSYTYSAWSADGAEVALFDLVELRALADRDPVMRRNVMRIMARHLLGAMDCIAGDRLHTAAQRVANYLVSRCPASASQATFRLPYRKRILAGKLGVAPEALSRAFAALGPAGVEVRGRVVVVDSVDLLRKAC